A section of the Salvelinus fontinalis isolate EN_2023a chromosome 33, ASM2944872v1, whole genome shotgun sequence genome encodes:
- the LOC129832406 gene encoding protein FosB-like isoform X5 yields MQLFWKETKSILPEHNKEHINAGDIALTPGTVGFSLGSAREMFQGFPGDFDSVSRGSSSPSIESQYFSSVDSFGSPPASASQDCVSAGGGVGVSSGSGGSSGGVDMPGSFVPTVTAITSSQDLQWMVQPTLISSQASGQSGMGTSTMTQSVSLVDPYDLPGPSYSSGSGFTPAGSGTPGPGPAPGPIRQSRTRSRRVRDESVSDDGDVGVFLTPEEQEKRRVRRERNKLAAAKCRNRRRELTDRLQGETDILEEEKSELEAEISELQKEKERLEFVLVAHQPSCKIPYQEQQASGSTQLQHQPLLPQQAPVSIVGLTVEDTFYLPPAYTSQPSTSQQQQQQQQQQQQQVQQQQVHPQPGMMQESSNPESTPSPSSPWDLD; encoded by the exons ATGCAACTTTTTTGGAAAGAGACCAAGAGCATCTTACCGGAGCACAATAAGGAACACATTAACG CAGGTGACATCGCACTCACTCCGGGAACTGTAGGTTTCTCTCTCGGCTCCGCCCGGGAAATGTTCCAGGGATTCCCCGGTGACTTTGATTCCGTCTCCCGTGGAAGTTCATCCCCGTCTATTGAGTCTCAGTACTTTTCCTCCGTGGACTCCTTCGGGAGCCCGCCGGCCAGTGCCTCACAG GATTGTGTGTCTGCTGGAGGCGGGGTAGGGGTAAGCAGTGGTTCCGGGGGCAGCAGTGGAGGAGTGGATATGCCAGGCTCCTTTGTGCCCACAGTCACAGCCATCACCAGCAGCCAGGACCTGCAGTGGATGGTGCAGCCAACTCTCATCTCGTCCCAGGCCTCTGGGCAGAGTGGGATGGGGACCTCTACTATGACCCAGTCTGTGTCCCTGGTAGACCCTTATGATCTGCCAGGGCCCAGTTATTCCTCTGGCTCAGGTTTTACTCCCGCAGGCTCTGGTACCCCGGGGCCAGGCCCAGCCCCGGGCCCCATCCGTCAGTCCAGGACCCGTAGCCGCCGTGTACGAGACGAGTCTGTGAGTGACGATGGAGATGTtggtgtgttt TTGACTCCAGAGGAGCAGGAGAAGAGGCGTGTTAGACGCGAGAGGAACAAGCTGGCAGCCGCCAAATGCCGAAACCGCCGGCGCgaactgactgacagactgcaGGGG gaGACTGACATCCTGGAGGAGGAGAAGTCTGAGCTGGAGGCTGAGATCTCTGAGCTGCAGAAGGAGAAGGAGCGCCTGGAGTTTGTCCTGGTGGCTCACCAGCCCAGCTGCAAGATCCCCTACCAGGAGCAGCAGGCCTCTGGCTCCACACAGCTCCAGCATCAGCCCCTACTGCCCCAACAGGCCCCCGTCTCCATCGTGGGCTTGACTGTGGAGGACACTTTCTACCtgcctcccgcctacacctcgcaGCCCTCCACttcacagcagcaacaacaacagcagcagcagcagcaacagcaggttCAACAGCAGCAGGTTCATCCGCAGCCGGGGATGATGCAGGAG TCTTCGAACCCTGAGAGCACGCCGAGCCCTTCCAGCCCCTGGGACCTTGACTGA
- the LOC129832406 gene encoding protein FosB-like isoform X4, producing the protein MQLFWKETKSILPEHNKEHINGDIALTPGTVGFSLGSAREMFQGFPGDFDSVSRGSSSPSIESQYFSSVDSFGSPPASASQDCVSAGGGVGVSSGSGGSSGGVDMPGSFVPTVTAITSSQDLQWMVQPTLISSQASGQSGMGTSTMTQSVSLVDPYDLPGPSYSSGSGFTPAGSGTPGPGPAPGPIRQSRTRSRRVRDESLTPEEQEKRRVRRERNKLAAAKCRNRRRELTDRLQGETDILEEEKSELEAEISELQKEKERLEFVLVAHQPSCKIPYQEQQASGSTQLQHQPLLPQQAPVSIVGLTVEDTFYLPPAYTSQPSTSQQQQQQQQQQQQQVQQQQVHPQPGMMQEVAFSSSFYGSSEPAPGGPCLVADSGGGGHNDGAAAGSYNPSYTSSFVFSYPEGACGVSANQRNSSSEQSSDSLNSPSLLAL; encoded by the exons ATGCAACTTTTTTGGAAAGAGACCAAGAGCATCTTACCGGAGCACAATAAGGAACACATTAACG GTGACATCGCACTCACTCCGGGAACTGTAGGTTTCTCTCTCGGCTCCGCCCGGGAAATGTTCCAGGGATTCCCCGGTGACTTTGATTCCGTCTCCCGTGGAAGTTCATCCCCGTCTATTGAGTCTCAGTACTTTTCCTCCGTGGACTCCTTCGGGAGCCCGCCGGCCAGTGCCTCACAG GATTGTGTGTCTGCTGGAGGCGGGGTAGGGGTAAGCAGTGGTTCCGGGGGCAGCAGTGGAGGAGTGGATATGCCAGGCTCCTTTGTGCCCACAGTCACAGCCATCACCAGCAGCCAGGACCTGCAGTGGATGGTGCAGCCAACTCTCATCTCGTCCCAGGCCTCTGGGCAGAGTGGGATGGGGACCTCTACTATGACCCAGTCTGTGTCCCTGGTAGACCCTTATGATCTGCCAGGGCCCAGTTATTCCTCTGGCTCAGGTTTTACTCCCGCAGGCTCTGGTACCCCGGGGCCAGGCCCAGCCCCGGGCCCCATCCGTCAGTCCAGGACCCGTAGCCGCCGTGTACGAGACGAGTCT TTGACTCCAGAGGAGCAGGAGAAGAGGCGTGTTAGACGCGAGAGGAACAAGCTGGCAGCCGCCAAATGCCGAAACCGCCGGCGCgaactgactgacagactgcaGGGG gaGACTGACATCCTGGAGGAGGAGAAGTCTGAGCTGGAGGCTGAGATCTCTGAGCTGCAGAAGGAGAAGGAGCGCCTGGAGTTTGTCCTGGTGGCTCACCAGCCCAGCTGCAAGATCCCCTACCAGGAGCAGCAGGCCTCTGGCTCCACACAGCTCCAGCATCAGCCCCTACTGCCCCAACAGGCCCCCGTCTCCATCGTGGGCTTGACTGTGGAGGACACTTTCTACCtgcctcccgcctacacctcgcaGCCCTCCACttcacagcagcaacaacaacagcagcagcagcagcaacagcaggttCAACAGCAGCAGGTTCATCCGCAGCCGGGGATGATGCAGGAGGTAGCGTTTTCTAGTTCTTTCTATGGCTCAAGCGAGCCTGCGCCGGGTGGGCCGTGCCTGGTGGCCGACAGTGGGGGTGGTGGTCACAATGATGGCGCGGCCGCTGGCAGCTACAACCCTTCATACACATCTTCATTTGTGTTCAGCTACCCAGAGGGAGCCTGCGGGGTCAGCGCTAACCAGAGAAACAGCAGCAGCGAGCAGTCCTCTGATTCCCTGAACTCGCCCTCGCTGCTCGCTCTCTGA
- the LOC129832406 gene encoding protein FosB-like isoform X2 yields MQLFWKETKSILPEHNKEHINGDIALTPGTVGFSLGSAREMFQGFPGDFDSVSRGSSSPSIESQYFSSVDSFGSPPASASQDCVSAGGGVGVSSGSGGSSGGVDMPGSFVPTVTAITSSQDLQWMVQPTLISSQASGQSGMGTSTMTQSVSLVDPYDLPGPSYSSGSGFTPAGSGTPGPGPAPGPIRQSRTRSRRVRDESVSDDGDVGVFLTPEEQEKRRVRRERNKLAAAKCRNRRRELTDRLQGETDILEEEKSELEAEISELQKEKERLEFVLVAHQPSCKIPYQEQQASGSTQLQHQPLLPQQAPVSIVGLTVEDTFYLPPAYTSQPSTSQQQQQQQQQQQQQVQQQQVHPQPGMMQEVAFSSSFYGSSEPAPGGPCLVADSGGGGHNDGAAAGSYNPSYTSSFVFSYPEGACGVSANQRNSSSEQSSDSLNSPSLLAL; encoded by the exons ATGCAACTTTTTTGGAAAGAGACCAAGAGCATCTTACCGGAGCACAATAAGGAACACATTAACG GTGACATCGCACTCACTCCGGGAACTGTAGGTTTCTCTCTCGGCTCCGCCCGGGAAATGTTCCAGGGATTCCCCGGTGACTTTGATTCCGTCTCCCGTGGAAGTTCATCCCCGTCTATTGAGTCTCAGTACTTTTCCTCCGTGGACTCCTTCGGGAGCCCGCCGGCCAGTGCCTCACAG GATTGTGTGTCTGCTGGAGGCGGGGTAGGGGTAAGCAGTGGTTCCGGGGGCAGCAGTGGAGGAGTGGATATGCCAGGCTCCTTTGTGCCCACAGTCACAGCCATCACCAGCAGCCAGGACCTGCAGTGGATGGTGCAGCCAACTCTCATCTCGTCCCAGGCCTCTGGGCAGAGTGGGATGGGGACCTCTACTATGACCCAGTCTGTGTCCCTGGTAGACCCTTATGATCTGCCAGGGCCCAGTTATTCCTCTGGCTCAGGTTTTACTCCCGCAGGCTCTGGTACCCCGGGGCCAGGCCCAGCCCCGGGCCCCATCCGTCAGTCCAGGACCCGTAGCCGCCGTGTACGAGACGAGTCTGTGAGTGACGATGGAGATGTtggtgtgttt TTGACTCCAGAGGAGCAGGAGAAGAGGCGTGTTAGACGCGAGAGGAACAAGCTGGCAGCCGCCAAATGCCGAAACCGCCGGCGCgaactgactgacagactgcaGGGG gaGACTGACATCCTGGAGGAGGAGAAGTCTGAGCTGGAGGCTGAGATCTCTGAGCTGCAGAAGGAGAAGGAGCGCCTGGAGTTTGTCCTGGTGGCTCACCAGCCCAGCTGCAAGATCCCCTACCAGGAGCAGCAGGCCTCTGGCTCCACACAGCTCCAGCATCAGCCCCTACTGCCCCAACAGGCCCCCGTCTCCATCGTGGGCTTGACTGTGGAGGACACTTTCTACCtgcctcccgcctacacctcgcaGCCCTCCACttcacagcagcaacaacaacagcagcagcagcagcaacagcaggttCAACAGCAGCAGGTTCATCCGCAGCCGGGGATGATGCAGGAGGTAGCGTTTTCTAGTTCTTTCTATGGCTCAAGCGAGCCTGCGCCGGGTGGGCCGTGCCTGGTGGCCGACAGTGGGGGTGGTGGTCACAATGATGGCGCGGCCGCTGGCAGCTACAACCCTTCATACACATCTTCATTTGTGTTCAGCTACCCAGAGGGAGCCTGCGGGGTCAGCGCTAACCAGAGAAACAGCAGCAGCGAGCAGTCCTCTGATTCCCTGAACTCGCCCTCGCTGCTCGCTCTCTGA
- the LOC129832406 gene encoding protein FosB-like isoform X3 — protein sequence MQLFWKETKSILPEHNKEHINAGDIALTPGTVGFSLGSAREMFQGFPGDFDSVSRGSSSPSIESQYFSSVDSFGSPPASASQDCVSAGGGVGVSSGSGGSSGGVDMPGSFVPTVTAITSSQDLQWMVQPTLISSQASGQSGMGTSTMTQSVSLVDPYDLPGPSYSSGSGFTPAGSGTPGPGPAPGPIRQSRTRSRRVRDESLTPEEQEKRRVRRERNKLAAAKCRNRRRELTDRLQGETDILEEEKSELEAEISELQKEKERLEFVLVAHQPSCKIPYQEQQASGSTQLQHQPLLPQQAPVSIVGLTVEDTFYLPPAYTSQPSTSQQQQQQQQQQQQQVQQQQVHPQPGMMQEVAFSSSFYGSSEPAPGGPCLVADSGGGGHNDGAAAGSYNPSYTSSFVFSYPEGACGVSANQRNSSSEQSSDSLNSPSLLAL from the exons ATGCAACTTTTTTGGAAAGAGACCAAGAGCATCTTACCGGAGCACAATAAGGAACACATTAACG CAGGTGACATCGCACTCACTCCGGGAACTGTAGGTTTCTCTCTCGGCTCCGCCCGGGAAATGTTCCAGGGATTCCCCGGTGACTTTGATTCCGTCTCCCGTGGAAGTTCATCCCCGTCTATTGAGTCTCAGTACTTTTCCTCCGTGGACTCCTTCGGGAGCCCGCCGGCCAGTGCCTCACAG GATTGTGTGTCTGCTGGAGGCGGGGTAGGGGTAAGCAGTGGTTCCGGGGGCAGCAGTGGAGGAGTGGATATGCCAGGCTCCTTTGTGCCCACAGTCACAGCCATCACCAGCAGCCAGGACCTGCAGTGGATGGTGCAGCCAACTCTCATCTCGTCCCAGGCCTCTGGGCAGAGTGGGATGGGGACCTCTACTATGACCCAGTCTGTGTCCCTGGTAGACCCTTATGATCTGCCAGGGCCCAGTTATTCCTCTGGCTCAGGTTTTACTCCCGCAGGCTCTGGTACCCCGGGGCCAGGCCCAGCCCCGGGCCCCATCCGTCAGTCCAGGACCCGTAGCCGCCGTGTACGAGACGAGTCT TTGACTCCAGAGGAGCAGGAGAAGAGGCGTGTTAGACGCGAGAGGAACAAGCTGGCAGCCGCCAAATGCCGAAACCGCCGGCGCgaactgactgacagactgcaGGGG gaGACTGACATCCTGGAGGAGGAGAAGTCTGAGCTGGAGGCTGAGATCTCTGAGCTGCAGAAGGAGAAGGAGCGCCTGGAGTTTGTCCTGGTGGCTCACCAGCCCAGCTGCAAGATCCCCTACCAGGAGCAGCAGGCCTCTGGCTCCACACAGCTCCAGCATCAGCCCCTACTGCCCCAACAGGCCCCCGTCTCCATCGTGGGCTTGACTGTGGAGGACACTTTCTACCtgcctcccgcctacacctcgcaGCCCTCCACttcacagcagcaacaacaacagcagcagcagcagcaacagcaggttCAACAGCAGCAGGTTCATCCGCAGCCGGGGATGATGCAGGAGGTAGCGTTTTCTAGTTCTTTCTATGGCTCAAGCGAGCCTGCGCCGGGTGGGCCGTGCCTGGTGGCCGACAGTGGGGGTGGTGGTCACAATGATGGCGCGGCCGCTGGCAGCTACAACCCTTCATACACATCTTCATTTGTGTTCAGCTACCCAGAGGGAGCCTGCGGGGTCAGCGCTAACCAGAGAAACAGCAGCAGCGAGCAGTCCTCTGATTCCCTGAACTCGCCCTCGCTGCTCGCTCTCTGA
- the LOC129832406 gene encoding protein FosB-like isoform X1 — protein MQLFWKETKSILPEHNKEHINAGDIALTPGTVGFSLGSAREMFQGFPGDFDSVSRGSSSPSIESQYFSSVDSFGSPPASASQDCVSAGGGVGVSSGSGGSSGGVDMPGSFVPTVTAITSSQDLQWMVQPTLISSQASGQSGMGTSTMTQSVSLVDPYDLPGPSYSSGSGFTPAGSGTPGPGPAPGPIRQSRTRSRRVRDESVSDDGDVGVFLTPEEQEKRRVRRERNKLAAAKCRNRRRELTDRLQGETDILEEEKSELEAEISELQKEKERLEFVLVAHQPSCKIPYQEQQASGSTQLQHQPLLPQQAPVSIVGLTVEDTFYLPPAYTSQPSTSQQQQQQQQQQQQQVQQQQVHPQPGMMQEVAFSSSFYGSSEPAPGGPCLVADSGGGGHNDGAAAGSYNPSYTSSFVFSYPEGACGVSANQRNSSSEQSSDSLNSPSLLAL, from the exons ATGCAACTTTTTTGGAAAGAGACCAAGAGCATCTTACCGGAGCACAATAAGGAACACATTAACG CAGGTGACATCGCACTCACTCCGGGAACTGTAGGTTTCTCTCTCGGCTCCGCCCGGGAAATGTTCCAGGGATTCCCCGGTGACTTTGATTCCGTCTCCCGTGGAAGTTCATCCCCGTCTATTGAGTCTCAGTACTTTTCCTCCGTGGACTCCTTCGGGAGCCCGCCGGCCAGTGCCTCACAG GATTGTGTGTCTGCTGGAGGCGGGGTAGGGGTAAGCAGTGGTTCCGGGGGCAGCAGTGGAGGAGTGGATATGCCAGGCTCCTTTGTGCCCACAGTCACAGCCATCACCAGCAGCCAGGACCTGCAGTGGATGGTGCAGCCAACTCTCATCTCGTCCCAGGCCTCTGGGCAGAGTGGGATGGGGACCTCTACTATGACCCAGTCTGTGTCCCTGGTAGACCCTTATGATCTGCCAGGGCCCAGTTATTCCTCTGGCTCAGGTTTTACTCCCGCAGGCTCTGGTACCCCGGGGCCAGGCCCAGCCCCGGGCCCCATCCGTCAGTCCAGGACCCGTAGCCGCCGTGTACGAGACGAGTCTGTGAGTGACGATGGAGATGTtggtgtgttt TTGACTCCAGAGGAGCAGGAGAAGAGGCGTGTTAGACGCGAGAGGAACAAGCTGGCAGCCGCCAAATGCCGAAACCGCCGGCGCgaactgactgacagactgcaGGGG gaGACTGACATCCTGGAGGAGGAGAAGTCTGAGCTGGAGGCTGAGATCTCTGAGCTGCAGAAGGAGAAGGAGCGCCTGGAGTTTGTCCTGGTGGCTCACCAGCCCAGCTGCAAGATCCCCTACCAGGAGCAGCAGGCCTCTGGCTCCACACAGCTCCAGCATCAGCCCCTACTGCCCCAACAGGCCCCCGTCTCCATCGTGGGCTTGACTGTGGAGGACACTTTCTACCtgcctcccgcctacacctcgcaGCCCTCCACttcacagcagcaacaacaacagcagcagcagcagcaacagcaggttCAACAGCAGCAGGTTCATCCGCAGCCGGGGATGATGCAGGAGGTAGCGTTTTCTAGTTCTTTCTATGGCTCAAGCGAGCCTGCGCCGGGTGGGCCGTGCCTGGTGGCCGACAGTGGGGGTGGTGGTCACAATGATGGCGCGGCCGCTGGCAGCTACAACCCTTCATACACATCTTCATTTGTGTTCAGCTACCCAGAGGGAGCCTGCGGGGTCAGCGCTAACCAGAGAAACAGCAGCAGCGAGCAGTCCTCTGATTCCCTGAACTCGCCCTCGCTGCTCGCTCTCTGA
- the LOC129832406 gene encoding protein FosB-like isoform X6: MQLFWKETKSILPEHNKEHINGDIALTPGTVGFSLGSAREMFQGFPGDFDSVSRGSSSPSIESQYFSSVDSFGSPPASASQDCVSAGGGVGVSSGSGGSSGGVDMPGSFVPTVTAITSSQDLQWMVQPTLISSQASGQSGMGTSTMTQSVSLVDPYDLPGPSYSSGSGFTPAGSGTPGPGPAPGPIRQSRTRSRRVRDESLTPEEQEKRRVRRERNKLAAAKCRNRRRELTDRLQGETDILEEEKSELEAEISELQKEKERLEFVLVAHQPSCKIPYQEQQASGSTQLQHQPLLPQQAPVSIVGLTVEDTFYLPPAYTSQPSTSQQQQQQQQQQQQQVQQQQVHPQPGMMQEREPAGSALTRETAAASSPLIP, translated from the exons ATGCAACTTTTTTGGAAAGAGACCAAGAGCATCTTACCGGAGCACAATAAGGAACACATTAACG GTGACATCGCACTCACTCCGGGAACTGTAGGTTTCTCTCTCGGCTCCGCCCGGGAAATGTTCCAGGGATTCCCCGGTGACTTTGATTCCGTCTCCCGTGGAAGTTCATCCCCGTCTATTGAGTCTCAGTACTTTTCCTCCGTGGACTCCTTCGGGAGCCCGCCGGCCAGTGCCTCACAG GATTGTGTGTCTGCTGGAGGCGGGGTAGGGGTAAGCAGTGGTTCCGGGGGCAGCAGTGGAGGAGTGGATATGCCAGGCTCCTTTGTGCCCACAGTCACAGCCATCACCAGCAGCCAGGACCTGCAGTGGATGGTGCAGCCAACTCTCATCTCGTCCCAGGCCTCTGGGCAGAGTGGGATGGGGACCTCTACTATGACCCAGTCTGTGTCCCTGGTAGACCCTTATGATCTGCCAGGGCCCAGTTATTCCTCTGGCTCAGGTTTTACTCCCGCAGGCTCTGGTACCCCGGGGCCAGGCCCAGCCCCGGGCCCCATCCGTCAGTCCAGGACCCGTAGCCGCCGTGTACGAGACGAGTCT TTGACTCCAGAGGAGCAGGAGAAGAGGCGTGTTAGACGCGAGAGGAACAAGCTGGCAGCCGCCAAATGCCGAAACCGCCGGCGCgaactgactgacagactgcaGGGG gaGACTGACATCCTGGAGGAGGAGAAGTCTGAGCTGGAGGCTGAGATCTCTGAGCTGCAGAAGGAGAAGGAGCGCCTGGAGTTTGTCCTGGTGGCTCACCAGCCCAGCTGCAAGATCCCCTACCAGGAGCAGCAGGCCTCTGGCTCCACACAGCTCCAGCATCAGCCCCTACTGCCCCAACAGGCCCCCGTCTCCATCGTGGGCTTGACTGTGGAGGACACTTTCTACCtgcctcccgcctacacctcgcaGCCCTCCACttcacagcagcaacaacaacagcagcagcagcagcaacagcaggttCAACAGCAGCAGGTTCATCCGCAGCCGGGGATGATGCAGGAG AGGGAGCCTGCGGGGTCAGCGCTAACCAGAGAAACAGCAGCAGCGAGCAGTCCTCTGATTCCCTGA